CAGGTAGGAGTAATGCTACCTTTTAGTAGAAGTCACGAAACAGAAGCTGATAAAATAGGATTGACTTTGATGGCTATTGCGGGATATAATCCAGATTTAGCTGTTGGATTTTGGCAAAGAATGGCTGCGCAATCTTCTGGACAATCTCAGCCAGAATTTTTAAGTACGCATCCTTCGGATGCTACTAGAATTCAAAATCTTAAAGCATTAATTCCAGAAGCAAAAGCTACAGCTGCTAAATTTGGAGTTTTCTTTAAATAAACGATAATAAAGATAAATATAAACCACTTCAATCGAAGTGGTTTATTGTTTCATAAAGTATTAAATTTTTTATATTTACGCTTCCGAATAAACACATTCATAAAAAACAAAATATGGCAGATTTACCAAAAGGGAGTAAAAAATTATTGAATGCATGGGCTTTTTATGATTGGGCAAATTCAGTTTATCCATTAGTAATAACTTCTGCTGTTTTTCCAATTTTTTATGAAGCACTATTTTCAGAACGTAGTCATTATATAGCTGTTTTTGGTTTTAGCGTTAAAAATTCTGCATTGATTAGTTTTGTTACTGCTTTTGCTTTTTTAATTGTGGCACTATTTTCTCCTTTGCTATCTGGAATTTCTGATTATGTGGGAAATAAGAAAAAATTCATGAAGTTTTTCTGTTATTTAGGAGCCTTATCCTGTGTTGGTTTATATTGGTTTAGTTTAGAAAATATTTACATAAGTTTATTATTTTACTTTTTAGGATTAATAGGCTTTTGGGGAAGTTTAGTTTTTTATAATTCGTATTTGCCAGACATTGCTTTTACAGAACAGCAAGACGAAGTTAGCGCTCGAGGATTTTCATTCGGATATGTTGGGAGTGTTTTATTATTGATAGTCAATTTAGCAATGATAATGATGCCTGATGTTTTTGGAATTTCTGGAACTAAGGGCGAAGCCGCTATGAAAGCTATGAGATATTCTTTTATAATGGTAGGAATTTGGTGGATTATATTTAGTCAATATACTTATTATTATTTGCCAAAAGGAAATAAAAATGCTAATCGTAAAGTGACTCACCATGTTGTTTTTAATGGTTACAAAGAATTAAAAAAAGTATGGCACTTATTGTCTGAAAATTTGGCTTTGAAAAAATATTTGTGGAGTTTCTTTGTCTATAGTATGGCCGTTCAAACAGTAATGTTGATTGCTACTTATTTTGGTTCACAAGAAATACAATGGTCTTCTCAAAGTGAAAGTACTACGGGATTAATTATTTGTATATTATTAATACAATTAGTGGCAATTATTGGAGCTACTTTGACCTCTAAAGCATCCGCTAAATATGGAAATATTCCAACCTTAATTACAATCAATTCTTTTTGGATAATACTTTGTGTTTTAGCATATTTCATTACGCTACCTATTCATTTTTATGTTATGGCTGGTTTTGTTGGGCTAGTAATGGGAGGGATTCAAGCTTTATCACGTTCCACTTATTCTAAATTATTACCGGAATCTGAAGACACTGCTTCTTTTTTTAGTTTTTATGATGTTGCCGAAAAAATAGGAATTGTTATTGGAATGTGTGTTTATGGTATTATAGATCAGATCACTGGAAGTCCAAGATTTGCAATCGTATTTTTGGGAATCTTTTTTGTAACAGGAGTCTTTTTATTAAAAAAAGTGCCTAAACAAACTGTTTTAAATTAATAAAATTGGTATTTTTATTAAAACTATTTAGGGTTTCTTTATAACCTGCTAATCAAAATCTTTTTTAATAGTTGAATTATTAGAATTTATGCTAATCTTTTTTGGCATAGAGATTGCCTAATTTAAAGGCTATACAAATTTAGTACATTATACATTAATTTTATTTAAAATTAGTTCCGCGATAGCTTATGTTTGCTATTCGAATATAAATTTTAATGACAAAAAGACTTAAACTTATATATGTCAAATCATAAAATACTTACTATTGACAATCTGTCACTTCAGGAATTTGATACTGATGCAGAATTAATTCCATTATTGACTCCCGAAGACGAGGAGGAAATGAATAATGAAGAATTACCAGATATTTTGTCAATTTTGCCACTTCGAAATATGGTTTTGTTTCCTGGAGTTGTAATACCAATTACTGCTGGTAGGGATAAATCCATAAAATTGATTAATGATGCTAATGCTGCCGGTAAAAATATTGGTGTTGTTGCACAAAAAAATGAACAAGACGAAGATCCTACAAAAGACGATATTCATAAAATAGGTACTGTTGCTAAAATTCTACGCGTTTTAAAAATGCCTGATGGTAATGTTACCGTAATTCTACAGGGTAAAAAGCGTTTTGAAATTTCGGAAGTTGTTTCTGAGGAGCCTTACATGACCGCAACTGTAAAAGAAGTTCCTGAAATCAGACCTAGTTCTCAAGATTCTGAATTTATAGCTATAATTGATTCGTTGAAAGAACTAGCTATTAAAATAATTCAAGAGAGTCCAAACATTCCTAGTGAAGCAACTTTTGCAATTAAAAACATAGAAAGCAAATCATTTTTAATCAATTTTGTTTCTTCTAACATGAATTTATCTGTTAAGGAAAAACAAGGTTTATTATCTGTTAATGCGTTAAAAGAACGTGCTTTGCAAACGCTTCGGTTTATGAACGTCGAATTGCAAAAACTTGAATTGAAAAATGATATTCAGTCAAAAGTTCGTTTTGATTTAGACCAACAACAAAGAGAATATTTCCTTCACCAACAAATGAAAACCATTCAGGAAGAATTAGGTGGTGTTTCGCAAGAAGAGGAAATGGATGAAATGAGTCAAAAAGCTAAAACTAAGAAATGGGATGAAAAAACTCAAAAGCATTTCGAAAAAGAGTTAGCTAAGCTTCGTAAAATGAATCCTCAAGCTCCTGATTTTGGAATTCAAAGAAACTATTTAGAATTGTTTTTGGATTTGCCTTGGAATGAATATTCTAAAGATAATTTTGATTTAAAAAGAGCTCAAAAGATTTTAGATAGAGATCATTTTGGATTAGAAGATGTTAAGAAGAGAATGATTGAGCATTTAGCAGTTTTAAAATTGCGTAATGATATGAAATCACCTATTATCTGTTTGACAGGACCTCCGGGAGTTGGTAAAACTTCTATTGGAAGATCAGTTGCAGAAGCTTTAGGAAGAAAATATGTTCGTATATCTTTAGGTGGATTACGTGATGAAGCAGAAATTCGCGGACACCGAAAAACGTATATTGGCGCAATGCCAGGAAGAATTATTCAAAGCTTGAAAAAAGCAGGTACATCAAATCCTGTTTTTGTTTTGGATGAAATAGATAAGCTTTCTAATAGTCATCATGGAGATCCTTCTTCGGCATTATTGGAAGTTTTAGATCCAGAACAAAACAATTCTTTTTATGATAATTTCCTTGAAATGGGATATGATCTATCAAAAGTAATGTTCATTGCAACATCTAATAATTTGGCTACCATTCAACCTGCTTTGAGAGATAGAATGGAGATTATTAAAATGTCAGGATATACAATTGAAGAAAAAGTAGAAATTGCTAGACAACATTTATTCCCAAGACAGTTGAAAGAACATGGTTTAACTTCTAAAGATTTGACCATTGGAAAAAAACAATTAGAAAAAATTGTTGAAGGATATACTCGAGAATCAGGGGTGCGTAACCTAGAAAATAAGATTGCCCAAGTTATTCGTAATGCAGCAAAATCTGTTGCAATGGAAGAGCCTTATAATAAAAAAGTTACTAACGAAGATATTATTAGTGTTTTAGGAGTTCCAAGATTAGAACGCGATAAATATGAAAGTAATGATGTTGCTGGTGTTGTAACAGGATTAGCTTGGACTAGTGTAGGTGGTGATATTCTTTTTATAGAATCCTTACTTTCTCCAGGAAAAGGAGCGATGAGTATAACAGGAAATCTAGGAACTGTTATGAAAGAGTCTGCTACAATTGCTTTAGAATATATTAAAGCAAATGCAGCGCTTTTAGGATTAAGTCCTGAATTATTTACAAAATACAACATTCATTTACACGTTCCTGAAGGGGCTACTCCAAAAGATGGTCCAAGTGCAGGTATTGCTATGTTGACCTCATTAGTTTCTTTATTGACACAAAAAAGAGTGAAGAAAAACCTTGCTATGACAGGTGAAATTACTTTGCGTGGAAAAGTTTTGCCAGTGGGTGGAATTAAAGAAAAGATTTTGGCTGCTAAAAGAGCAAATATAAAAGAGATTATTTTATGTCACGAAAACAAAAGTGATATTGATGAAATCAAACCTGAATATGTTGAAGGGCTTACTTTTCATTATGTGAAAGAAATGAGTGAAGTTTTAGCGATTGCTTTGACAACTCAAAAAGTTAAAAATGCTAAAGATTTGAAATAACAAATAATAAGCAATAAAAATGAATTCCAAATTCCAAAACCTGTTCTGCAGTGCTTGGGATTTGGATTTTTTATTTATAATCATGAGTTTGAAAGTTACTGTTTATTGTATTTATAATTTTATCTTCGCACTAGCGTTTTACCTTACATAAATCACCATTTAAAGCATGTTAAGAAAACAGATATTTTTATTTTTGATCTCATTTTGTGCGGTTTCATACGGACAGATAGGCGGGAAATATACGTATCAGTTTTTGAATCTTGTTACGTCTCCAAGACAAGCTGCTTTAGGAGGAAAAACAATTACCATTTATGATGATGATGTAAATCAAGTTCATTTTAATCCAGCAACTATTAATTCAGAAATGGACAATCATTTAGCTTTGAATTATGGAAGTTACTTCAAGGAGGTTTCTTACGGTACAGCTTCTTATGCATATACGTATGATCGACATTTGCAAACTTTTCAAGCAGGAGTTAATTATGTTAATTACGGAAGTTTTGATGGCTATGACGAAAACGGGCAATCAACCGCATCTTTTTCAGGAAGTGAAATTGCGCTTTCTCTTGGATATGCTTATACAATTCCAAATAGTACGCTTCATATTGGTACAAGTGCTAAATTAATTTCATCAACTTTAGAAAGTTATCAATCGTTTGGAGGCGCTATGGATGTTGGTTTGCTTTTTATAGATGAAAAAAATGATGTCAATTGGGGATTGGCTATTAGAAATATCGGGACTCAATTTACTACATATTCTGAAGTTCGTGAAAAATTACCTTTGGAGATTATTTTTGGGGTTTCCCAAGAATTAGAAAATGTTCCGATTCGTTGGCATTTTTCACTAGAAAATTTACAACAATGGAATATTGCTTTTTCAAATCCTGCTCAAACACAAGTATCAATTAATTGGAACGAGACAAATAAAAAAGTTTCTTTCTTGAATAATGCGCTACGCCATACTATTTTTGGTGTTGAACTTTTTCCAAAAAGAGCATTTAATCTTAGATTTGGTTATAATTTTCGTAGAGCAGAAGAATTACGTATTTTAGAGCAGCGAAATTTCTCTGGAGTTTCTGTAGGTTTTGGGTTGAAATTGAACAAATTAAAATTTAATTATTCGTATTCAAGATATACTTTAGCAGGTAATACAAGCCTTTTTGGATTAACAATTAATTTTCAAGAATGATTATCTTTAGAACGTAAACATAAAAATCAATACACAAATAACATTTATATTTTGAGCAAAAAAATCACCATAGCAATTGATGGATTTTCATCTACTGGAAAAAGTACACTAGCAAAACAATTAGCAAAACAATTGGGATATATTTATGTAGATACAGGAGCAATGTATCGTGCAGTTGCATTATATGCTATGCAAAATGACTTTATAAAACCTGATTTTTTTGATAAAGTAGGACTAGTTAATGGTTTGTCATCCATTCAATTAGAATTTAAATTTAATTCAGATTTAGGTTTTGCTGAAATGTATTTGAACGGTCAAAATGTTGAAACAGCAATTAGAACAATTGAGGTTTCTGGTTTTGTGAGCAAAGTGGCCGAAGTTTCAGAAGTTCGAGCAAAGCTAGTGGAGCAACAAAAAGAAATGGGTAAAAATAAAGGAATTGTTATGGACGGAAGAGATATAGGAACTGTAGTTTTTCCAGATGCAGAACTTAAAATATTCATGACAGCAAGTGCTGCAACGAGAGCTCAAAGACGTTTTGATGAATTACAACAAAAAGGCGATGATGTTTCCTATGAAGAGGTGCTTAAAAACGTTGAAGAAAGAGATTATATCGATACACATCGGGAGGATTCTCCACTGATTATTGCATCTGATGCTATTGAAATTGATAATTCTTACCTAACTAGAGAAGAGCAATTTGACGTTGTTTTAAATTTAGTAAATGAGGTTATTAATGCGGTTTAAACATTTGTATATATAGATTTTAATAGTAGTTTTACGACTTCATTTACTTTAAAGACAATTTCATCATATGGGAATTAAAAACAGATTGATTTTAATGAGCTTTCTTCAATTTTTTGTTTGGGGAGCTTGGCTTATAACAATTGGAAATTATTGGTTTGGGACTAAAAATTGGGAAGGAACTCAATTTGGTCTTGTTTTTGGAACTATGGGAATTGCATCTTTATTTATGCCAACTCTTACTGGAATTATTGCCGATAGATGGGTTAACGCTGAAAAATTATATGGTATTTTACATATCGCTTATGCTCTAGTTTTGTTTGGTATTGCGCAAGTGACAACTCCTGATAACTTTATATACGTAATGCTTGCGGCAATGTGTTGTTACATGCCGACGATTGCTTTGAGTAATTCAATTTCCTATACTTCGCTAAAGTTAAATGATAAAAACATTGTAAAAGATTTTCCGCCTATTCGTGTTTGGGGAACTATTGGTTTTATTGCTGCAATGTGGATTACAAATTTAAGCGGGAGTAAAGCGACTGAATATCAGTTTTATATAGCTGGAATTGGTGCTTTGATTTTAGGAATTTACGCTTTTACATTGCCAAAATGTAAGCCACAACGTTTGACTAAAGAAAATGCTTCTTTGACAGAGACTTTAGGATTAGAGGCTTTTAAATTATTTGGAAATTATAAAATGGCTTTGTTTTTTGTTTTTTCTATGTTTTTAGGAGGTGCTTTACAACTAACAAACGCTTATGGAGATGTGTTTTTAGATGAATTCAAGCATTTTCCAAAATACGCAGATTCTTTCGTTATTAAATATTCGACAATTATTATGTCGATTTCTCAGGTTTCTGAAACCTTATTTATTTTAGCAATTCCTTTTTTCTTGAGACGTTTTGGAATTAAACAAGTTATGCTTATCAGTATGTTAGCTTGGGTTTTACGTTTTGGATTATTTGCTTTTGGAGATCCAATAAATGGTTTATGGATGCTTATCATGTCATGTGTTGTTTACGGAATGGCATTTGATTTCTTTAATATTTCAGGTTCATTATTTGTTGAAAGCAATACCGATTCTAAAATACGTTCTTCCGCTCAAGGATTATTCATGATGATGACTAATGGAGTAGGAGCGGTTTTAGGAAGTTTAACTTCGGGTTGGGCAATTGATCGTTTTTTTACTAAATCTTTTAGAAACACAACTGAATTAGCAGGTTTTTTACAAACAGATGCTACAAATTCTAAAATGTTAGAATTCGTAAAAGGACAAGGAAATTCAATTACTACAGATGGTATTTTTGCAAATCCTATTCTGATGAAAGATTGGCACACAATCTGGCTGTCATTTGCAGCTTATGCACTTATTATTGCGATTGCTTTTGCAATTTTATTCAGACACAAACATGATTCAGCTGAAATTGAGAATTTGAGTCATTAATAAAGAGATGTTTTAATAATAACCTGATATGTTTTCAAAATATATCGGGTTTATAGTTCTAAGGTTATGGAGAATAAAACAGTTTAAAAGAGTATTTGAAAAGTATTCTTAAATTCTGTTATAAAAAATTAGATTATGATAAAACAAATTTTAGGAGTTGTTGTTGGGTATGCAATTTTTGTAGTTAGTTCGATACTTCTTTTTAGAATTTCTGGAGTTAAACCACATTCGGATGCTTCTTGGATATTTATGATTTTGACATTTGTATACGGAACTGTTTTTTCATGCATTAGTGGGTTTGTTTGTCAGTTAATTTCGAAAACTAAGAGCTTGAAAATCAATTATATTCTATCTTTTATTATGGCTGGTTTTGCTACGTTTTCCCTTTTAAAATCAGACGGAAGTTCTTGGACACAATTACTGGCAATTTTTGTTTTTGCTCCGGTTTCAGTTTTAGGAGGATATATTTTGATTAAGAATAAGTAGTTGAATGATAATCATTTGATTTTATTTTGTCAATACAGATAAATGTATTAATTTTGCACACCTTTTGGCAGATAAGAGTTTCCATTAGGAATCAAATAATTAAAGTAAAACAACTTCTGTTTTTTCTATCGCTTTATGAAACTCAAGAAAAACAGAATACAAATTTTCAATCAGCATGTCTGAATTATTAAAATCACAAGAAGAGTTTTTAGCAAATTTTAACTGGCATAACTTCCAAGAAGGAATTGATGCAGTAGATGAGAAAAACTTACAAGAATTCGAAGAACTAGTTTCAAAAACTTTCATTGCTACAGATCAAGAAGAAGTAGTAGAAGGAGTAGTTGTTAGAATTACTGATAGAGACGTTATCGTTGATATCAACGCAAAATCGGAAGGTGTTATTTCATTAAATGAATTCCGTTACAACCCAGCATTAAAAGTAGGTGACAAAGTTGAAGTATTAATTGACATCCGTGAGGACAAAACAGGTCAATTAGTATTATCTCACAGAAAAGCACGTACTATCAAATCATGGGATAGAGTTATTTCAGCTAACGAAACAGGAGAAATCGTTAATGGTTTTGTGAAATGCAGAACTAAAGGTGGTATGATCGTTGACGTTTTCGGAATTGAAGCTTTCTTGCCAGGATCTCAAATTGATGTTAAACCAATTAGAGACTACGATGTATATGTAAACAAAATGATGGAATTCAAAGTGGTAAAAATCAACCACGAATTCAAAAATGTTGTTGTTTCTCATAAAGCGCTTATTGAAGCGGATATTGAAGTACAGAAAAAAGAAATCATCGGTCAATTACAAAAAGGACAAGTATTAGAAGGTGTTGTTAAAAACATTACTTCTTATGGTGTGTTCATTGACTTAGGTGGTGTTGATGGATTAATTCACATTACTGACCTTTCTTGGAGTAGAATCAATCACCCAAGTGAAGTTCTTGAATTAGACCAAAAATTAAACGTTGTAATCCTTGATTTCGATGATGAGAAAACAAGAATTCAATTAGGATTGAAACAATTAAACGCTCACCCATGGGATGCTTTAGATTCTAAATTAGCTATTGGTGATAAAGTAAAAGGTAAAGTAGTTGTAATCGCTGATTACGGTGCATTTATCGAAGTTGCTGAAGGTGTTGAAGGTTTAATCCACGTTTCTGAAATGTCTTGGTCTACTCATTTACGTTCTGCTCAAGATTTCGTAAAAGTAGGAGATATTGTTGAAGGAGTTATTTTAACTCTTGATAGAGATGATCGTAAAATGTCATTAGGTATCAAACAATTGACTCAAGATCCATGGACTGATATCACTGCTAAATACCCTGTAGGTTCTAAACATACAGGTATCGTTAGAAACTTTACAAACTTTGGTATTTTCGTAGAATTAGAAGAAGGAATTGATGGATTAATCTACATTTCTGACCTTTCTTGGACTAAGAAAATCAAACACCCATCTGAATTTGTAAATGTTGGTGAAAAATTAGACGTAGTTGTATTAGAATTAGATGTTGAAGGACGTAAATTATCTTTAGGTCACAAACAAACTACTGCTAATCCTTGGGATCAATACGAAGATTCTTTCGCAGTTGGAACTATCCACACAGGTGAAATTTCTGAAATCGTTGACAAAGGAGCTACTGTAGAATTTGGTGACGATATCGTTGCTTTCATTCCTACACGTCACCTTGAAAAAGAAGACGGTAAAAAATTGAAAAAAGGTGAAACTGCTGATTTCAAAGTAATTGAATTCAATAAAGAATTCAAAAGAGTAGTTGCTTCTCACACTGCTATCTTCCGTGAAGAAGAAGAGAAAAATGTGAAAGCTGTTACTGAAAATACTTCATCTGCATCTACAAATGCACCAGCTGCAACTTTAGGTGATAACAATGATGTATTAGCAGCATTGAAAGCTAAAATGGAAAAAACTGAGAAAAAATAATTTCTTGATTTTTGAATATAAAAGCCTCACAGTAATGTGAGGCTTTTTTTTTATATTAGAGGTTGGTTTTTTGTTTATCTGTAATTGAATTAAAATAGTTTAGTGATGTCATAAACAAACCTCATTATGCAACCAGAGGATGAGTATTTTGATATGATAAGTAATAAAATTTAGAAATATAAAGAACAAAAAAATCCCAATTTTATTTCTAAAATTGGGATTATAATTGCGTTAAGTTGAAACTATCTCAAACTTGCTCCAAGCTCTTTTTCAAAATTATTTTGCAATTTGCTCATAATTTTATCAATTTGTGCATCGGTTAATGTTTTTGAATTGTCTTGAATAGTAAAACTTAATGCGTAAGATTTTTTTCCTTTCGGAAGATTATTTCCTTCGTAAACATCAAATAGATTGACATCTTTTAATAATGATTTTTCAGTTTGACGCGCAATATCATAAATACTTCCGTAACTGATATTTTGATCAATTAACAATGCCAAATCTCTTCTAACTTCAGGATATTTTGGAATTTCAGTATATTTAATTTTATTAGAAATCAATTTTAAAATTATTGCCCAGTTGAAATCAGCAAAGAATACTTCTTGCTTAATTCCAAAATGCTTCGTGATTGATTTTTTAACTACACCTAATTCTACTAGAGTATCTTGTCCAAAGCCAATTGCAATTCCTTCAGAAAAAACATCTGATATTACGGGTTGATTTTGTACTTTTTGAATTCCAAGTCTAGAAAGAATCGCTTCAACATATCCTTTGAATAAAAAGAAATCAGAAGGTTTTTGAGTATTTGTCCAACTTTCTTGGTTTCGGTTACCAGAAAGAAATAAGGTTAAATGTTTTTTCTCTTCATAACCAGTTGGATAATTATGGTATGATTTTCCGAATTCAAATAATTTTAAATCTGCATTTTTTCGATTAATATTATAAGATATAGCTTCTAATCCTGAAAACAATAAGGATTGTCGCATTGTTGCTAAATCATTGCTTAATGGATTTAGCATAGTTACATTGTGCTCTGGACTTAATACTTCGGAAAGTGTAGCATACGTAGCTGTTGTCAATGAATTTGCCATCATTTCATGAAATCCTTGTGAATTCAATTGTGCGGCAACGCTATTCTGAACTTTATAATCTTCTGTTCTTGGCGAATTTGAAACGGATGCATTTAGTTTTTTAGAAAAACTGATGTTGTTGTATCCATATACGCGAAGAATTTCTTCAATAACGTCTATTTCTCTTTGTACATCTACTCGATAAGCAGGAATTGTAAGTCCTAAACCTGCATCAGAAACACTATTTACTTTGATATCTAACGAAACTAATATTTT
Above is a window of Flavobacterium sp. 123 DNA encoding:
- the rpsA gene encoding 30S ribosomal protein S1; amino-acid sequence: MSELLKSQEEFLANFNWHNFQEGIDAVDEKNLQEFEELVSKTFIATDQEEVVEGVVVRITDRDVIVDINAKSEGVISLNEFRYNPALKVGDKVEVLIDIREDKTGQLVLSHRKARTIKSWDRVISANETGEIVNGFVKCRTKGGMIVDVFGIEAFLPGSQIDVKPIRDYDVYVNKMMEFKVVKINHEFKNVVVSHKALIEADIEVQKKEIIGQLQKGQVLEGVVKNITSYGVFIDLGGVDGLIHITDLSWSRINHPSEVLELDQKLNVVILDFDDEKTRIQLGLKQLNAHPWDALDSKLAIGDKVKGKVVVIADYGAFIEVAEGVEGLIHVSEMSWSTHLRSAQDFVKVGDIVEGVILTLDRDDRKMSLGIKQLTQDPWTDITAKYPVGSKHTGIVRNFTNFGIFVELEEGIDGLIYISDLSWTKKIKHPSEFVNVGEKLDVVVLELDVEGRKLSLGHKQTTANPWDQYEDSFAVGTIHTGEISEIVDKGATVEFGDDIVAFIPTRHLEKEDGKKLKKGETADFKVIEFNKEFKRVVASHTAIFREEEEKNVKAVTENTSSASTNAPAATLGDNNDVLAALKAKMEKTEKK
- the lon gene encoding endopeptidase La, which gives rise to MSNHKILTIDNLSLQEFDTDAELIPLLTPEDEEEMNNEELPDILSILPLRNMVLFPGVVIPITAGRDKSIKLINDANAAGKNIGVVAQKNEQDEDPTKDDIHKIGTVAKILRVLKMPDGNVTVILQGKKRFEISEVVSEEPYMTATVKEVPEIRPSSQDSEFIAIIDSLKELAIKIIQESPNIPSEATFAIKNIESKSFLINFVSSNMNLSVKEKQGLLSVNALKERALQTLRFMNVELQKLELKNDIQSKVRFDLDQQQREYFLHQQMKTIQEELGGVSQEEEMDEMSQKAKTKKWDEKTQKHFEKELAKLRKMNPQAPDFGIQRNYLELFLDLPWNEYSKDNFDLKRAQKILDRDHFGLEDVKKRMIEHLAVLKLRNDMKSPIICLTGPPGVGKTSIGRSVAEALGRKYVRISLGGLRDEAEIRGHRKTYIGAMPGRIIQSLKKAGTSNPVFVLDEIDKLSNSHHGDPSSALLEVLDPEQNNSFYDNFLEMGYDLSKVMFIATSNNLATIQPALRDRMEIIKMSGYTIEEKVEIARQHLFPRQLKEHGLTSKDLTIGKKQLEKIVEGYTRESGVRNLENKIAQVIRNAAKSVAMEEPYNKKVTNEDIISVLGVPRLERDKYESNDVAGVVTGLAWTSVGGDILFIESLLSPGKGAMSITGNLGTVMKESATIALEYIKANAALLGLSPELFTKYNIHLHVPEGATPKDGPSAGIAMLTSLVSLLTQKRVKKNLAMTGEITLRGKVLPVGGIKEKILAAKRANIKEIILCHENKSDIDEIKPEYVEGLTFHYVKEMSEVLAIALTTQKVKNAKDLK
- the porQ gene encoding type IX secretion system protein PorQ encodes the protein MLRKQIFLFLISFCAVSYGQIGGKYTYQFLNLVTSPRQAALGGKTITIYDDDVNQVHFNPATINSEMDNHLALNYGSYFKEVSYGTASYAYTYDRHLQTFQAGVNYVNYGSFDGYDENGQSTASFSGSEIALSLGYAYTIPNSTLHIGTSAKLISSTLESYQSFGGAMDVGLLFIDEKNDVNWGLAIRNIGTQFTTYSEVREKLPLEIIFGVSQELENVPIRWHFSLENLQQWNIAFSNPAQTQVSINWNETNKKVSFLNNALRHTIFGVELFPKRAFNLRFGYNFRRAEELRILEQRNFSGVSVGFGLKLNKLKFNYSYSRYTLAGNTSLFGLTINFQE
- the cmk gene encoding (d)CMP kinase, whose translation is MSKKITIAIDGFSSTGKSTLAKQLAKQLGYIYVDTGAMYRAVALYAMQNDFIKPDFFDKVGLVNGLSSIQLEFKFNSDLGFAEMYLNGQNVETAIRTIEVSGFVSKVAEVSEVRAKLVEQQKEMGKNKGIVMDGRDIGTVVFPDAELKIFMTASAATRAQRRFDELQQKGDDVSYEEVLKNVEERDYIDTHREDSPLIIASDAIEIDNSYLTREEQFDVVLNLVNEVINAV
- a CDS encoding nucleoside permease yields the protein MGIKNRLILMSFLQFFVWGAWLITIGNYWFGTKNWEGTQFGLVFGTMGIASLFMPTLTGIIADRWVNAEKLYGILHIAYALVLFGIAQVTTPDNFIYVMLAAMCCYMPTIALSNSISYTSLKLNDKNIVKDFPPIRVWGTIGFIAAMWITNLSGSKATEYQFYIAGIGALILGIYAFTLPKCKPQRLTKENASLTETLGLEAFKLFGNYKMALFFVFSMFLGGALQLTNAYGDVFLDEFKHFPKYADSFVIKYSTIIMSISQVSETLFILAIPFFLRRFGIKQVMLISMLAWVLRFGLFAFGDPINGLWMLIMSCVVYGMAFDFFNISGSLFVESNTDSKIRSSAQGLFMMMTNGVGAVLGSLTSGWAIDRFFTKSFRNTTELAGFLQTDATNSKMLEFVKGQGNSITTDGIFANPILMKDWHTIWLSFAAYALIIAIAFAILFRHKHDSAEIENLSH
- a CDS encoding MFS transporter; translation: MADLPKGSKKLLNAWAFYDWANSVYPLVITSAVFPIFYEALFSERSHYIAVFGFSVKNSALISFVTAFAFLIVALFSPLLSGISDYVGNKKKFMKFFCYLGALSCVGLYWFSLENIYISLLFYFLGLIGFWGSLVFYNSYLPDIAFTEQQDEVSARGFSFGYVGSVLLLIVNLAMIMMPDVFGISGTKGEAAMKAMRYSFIMVGIWWIIFSQYTYYYLPKGNKNANRKVTHHVVFNGYKELKKVWHLLSENLALKKYLWSFFVYSMAVQTVMLIATYFGSQEIQWSSQSESTTGLIICILLIQLVAIIGATLTSKASAKYGNIPTLITINSFWIILCVLAYFITLPIHFYVMAGFVGLVMGGIQALSRSTYSKLLPESEDTASFFSFYDVAEKIGIVIGMCVYGIIDQITGSPRFAIVFLGIFFVTGVFLLKKVPKQTVLN